Within the Medicago truncatula cultivar Jemalong A17 chromosome 4, MtrunA17r5.0-ANR, whole genome shotgun sequence genome, the region CAACCATATTGTACATATCAAAAGAAGGCACAATTGAAAAAGACATATTAATTCTTTCCCTCAACAATCTCTTGAAGCTTCATGCAGAAGTTATCAATATAAGATGACTCAAGATCTTTATTAAGCAACATCTCTCTAATCTTAGTATGATTAGACCTTACTGTCTTACTAATTTCATCCTCATCATTCATCACAATGCTCACAGCTTTGCAAACATTATCCTTAGTATAGAATCCATCTTCACCTTTCTCAACTTCCACACCAACTTTCAAGTTGTTTCCCATCATCCTAGCATTCAATATCTGGTCACCAACATTTGGCAACAAAACCAATTGACACTTATTCACTAATGCCTCTGATAAAGAACCTGAACCACAATGTGTAATGAAACATCCCACAGAAGGATGTTCCAaaatcaattgttgttgaaCCCAACCACCATAAACAACACCTCTTCCTTCAACCCTTTCTGAAAACCCTTCTGGCAATGCTTCTTCAATTGTTTCGAAACCAAAAGGAGGTTTCAAAGCTGCAAAAAATGGCATACCAGTCAACTCAAGACCAAGCATCAGTTCTTGAAATGTATTTGGCTTTAAAACACATTCACTTCCAAAACAACAATAAACAACTGAATCCGTTTTGAATCTACCAAGCCAAGTAGCCCAATTTTCATCCAAAACATAATTTGAGTTTTCAAGTATCGGTAAAACTGGTCCTGAAGTAAGAACCGGTTTGTTAAACTGTTTCTGTATGTAATCAAGATAAGGTCCTTCAATTTCTCTGCATGTTTTGTATCCTAATGCATCAGCTTCATTTAAAGCAATGGCTTGTCGATCATAGAAAAGTACATTGCTACCATAAGTGTTTTTCCTCATAGCAGCGAAAGCTTTTGCTTCATGACTATGAAGCTTGATAGATGAACCAGGGTAACCAGAAGGAGGTTGCATTAGATCAAATTCGGTTAAATCTTTTCCCTTTGAATATCTAGATGGTGCTAGAGTGTAACCAATCATGATTGAACTAATAATGCAATAATGAAAAGCTTTGATGTCTAAACGTTTGGTTAAAGATGGAATCCAATGAGTGAAATCATAGAAAACAATTTGAGGTTTGAGATTTGTGAGATGAGTTTCAATGTCAGGTTGAGTAAGGTCCATGGCTGTCATGATGTGTGGATGTAAAGGATAAGGGACATCAGCTGTTGTTTCTGCATTGAGAGGGAGACCTTCAACATGAGGAACTTTGATGGTGATAAAAGTGATTAATTGTGGGTAGAGATTGAATGGTTCTAATTTGGATTGTGCTGATTTAGGTgtgaaaaaagtgattttgtGACCTTTTTTTGCTAGTTTGTTTGCTAGATGAAGGAATGGAGTTTGGTGGCCCATTGCAAACCATGGATACATTGCTATGTGTAAAGGAGATGATGAATCcatgatgatatgattaatttcAAACAGaatgatatgaaaaatattgcagatgaaggagagaaaagagaataaGCAACAATGATGGAGATCCTTTGATTTTGGTGGTGAAGGAAGTTGTCTTGTGTATTTATTTATGGCAAATGTTGTTTATAGCGAAAATTCAATCCGCCTAAATTTTTACGACCTTGAAAATGcaacatcttttatttttggtaacTAACATATTCGTAAGTGCGCAATTTATGTGAgataatttagcttcttaaaaaaacatatatatatatatatatatatataattgcgTGTTTTTTGTTACCAAAGCATTTTTCTGTTCATGAAACATTCACGATATTTCTCTCGTGATATATAGCATTCCCCTTTATTTACAAGGGAAATGATAAATGAAGTGAAAAACTGACTCGCAAATTGCTAGCAAAATGTTTTGATTGGCTGGTCAATACACTAACCACCATGTATTTCACTTCATATAGCATCGCTGTATTTACAAACATGCAAAACAACGTTAAAATTATAGTGGAGATCTTGTGAAAAGAGAAGAACTTAGCCACTCTTACTAAGTAAATTTTGTTGGAGGCCTAAAGTGCATGCATGCGCCTCGCTTGCATTTGCCTAGCCCTTTAGCATGGCAGACACgaa harbors:
- the LOC11438815 gene encoding UDP-glycosyltransferase 79B30, which codes for MDSSSPLHIAMYPWFAMGHQTPFLHLANKLAKKGHKITFFTPKSAQSKLEPFNLYPQLITFITIKVPHVEGLPLNAETTADVPYPLHPHIMTAMDLTQPDIETHLTNLKPQIVFYDFTHWIPSLTKRLDIKAFHYCIISSIMIGYTLAPSRYSKGKDLTEFDLMQPPSGYPGSSIKLHSHEAKAFAAMRKNTYGSNVLFYDRQAIALNEADALGYKTCREIEGPYLDYIQKQFNKPVLTSGPVLPILENSNYVLDENWATWLGRFKTDSVVYCCFGSECVLKPNTFQELMLGLELTGMPFFAALKPPFGFETIEEALPEGFSERVEGRGVVYGGWVQQQLILEHPSVGCFITHCGSGSLSEALVNKCQLVLLPNVGDQILNARMMGNNLKVGVEVEKGEDGFYTKDNVCKAVSIVMNDEDEISKTVRSNHTKIREMLLNKDLESSYIDNFCMKLQEIVEGKN